CtccattataaaacattcttttagttctgttttagcttagatgttgttgttgtctcttttGAAGCCCACAtgtccaaacagctgatcaggaaGTGACAATACCCAGTGGTGGAAGAAAACGCAGCCGAATGTTGCATGGTAAagtagtgccaaacacagaggctttctgggtaaaaaaaaaaaaaaatacaacacttaaaaaaagtttgagagAGCAtgcatttgagccaacattgtttctTGGCCCATTTGAACCTAAAGTCTGATAAACTGcatggagaaactgtacccatctgttaagCTGTACAGCCTAGATTACCTGCTGGTACGACCAGCAACACAccctgaaatcactggaggaaAATGTCACTGTCTCTTATACAattcaacttaaaaaatacagaaatatcaatAAGTAGAGGGAACTTAATGAGCTTGGAACAAATTGGCAATATTTCAGAAAAGTGACTTCCACTTAAGCTAGGCCACAGAAATGGTTGAACCCTTCAGTCCTGGTAAATTAACTCTCCCCAAATGCCATTTTATAActgtagcactggtgctagcactAGCCACATGCATTTGCCTCCTAGGCTTGGCCCCAATCAGCTTTGCACTAGACTGAAACAAAAATTTTGCAGATCTTAGTCTAATCTGTGTGCTATACACACAGACATTACTGTCCTGGACCAAGGGGCCCACCCACAACAACATTACAAAATCAAGGCTCATACTATTTGAAGATGAAGGGGCAGGAGGAACAGGCAACACTAGCTAACACATCTAAAATCTGTATTTGTTTGAAGTTTAAATGAGTAATAGCTAATGGTTATTTGTCAACCCTTTCCAGAACAGGGGTCACGTTTCAGTGCACATAGTCAGCATTAAAAGAGCAAACAAATGGGACAGTATTTACTTTACAATCTAGGTGGGAATAATGATTTTGTTTGCTAACTGCTATTAAACAACCAATGAAGACGAGGAAGCTGACAAAGCAAAGCACAAAGAAATAAATTATAAATCCAGGACATTACGCTTTATTAACCGAACCTTTACTGAACTGCAACCCCAAAACTGAGGTATGATCCAAACCAAGACCCCCgtgaactgttacacccctagtatttaggtttaaaataaaaggtaatcATTGCCTAGATTTAGGATGGACTGTGTCTTTGCTTACCTCCATGAGCCCCTCCAGAACTCTGAGCCCCAGAAGCTTTCAAATCTAACTTAGCTAAATTGGCTTGTGTTGTAATgttatgtagctagtgtagctttgttaattttagctaaagctaaagaaagTATATCAAGCCACCAGCCATGTCTCTACTTCTAAATGGGTCTCTACATAAATAAATCCTGTCACTTAGTCTGTAAcatttgcagtgtggttatttcatgaatgtagctACTAGcatttgtttatgaataaagttgaattaaaaaaaaagtaaaactggtAGTATGATGTTTACGgcacttctgttctgagatatttgctgttttagatGAAGGGCCCATGagtgtggctgtcagagatgcaaagtctgcagtcagacccctGTCAAAGCTTTAGCCTTTCTCCCATTTATGGGCGGCCTTTtcttccacccacttttccaaatgttggcAGTGTATTTGTGCAGGCTGCAACTTTtgtgaacaaaaacaataaaaagcacAATATTGGGCGTCAAGCACCTCTATTTCTGTTGCTGGAGAttcaaaaaggtttaaaaatcatTAGATTTTTCTTAAGATatttacagtactgtgcaaAAGTCTTGAACCATCACTAGATTTTTGGTTTTAGCAGAGTTAATACATTTCAATTACTCAGTTACCTCTTTTATAAGATACATACTGTACGTACACTTAATTTAAACTGAAACACAATGTTGTTAAAGTTCTCTGGCTAAAATCGGCACTGAGTGAGACTTCCCTTTTGATTTGGCACATCTTGAGCTCTCTTAGGGAGACTGTCCCAAGTTTTCCTCTTTGGTACGTCACATTAGGCTTCTTGATCATATCATCACTTCACAGAGTTCATGTTTAAATTTTGGCAATCTTTTATTTCTTCTCAGTCCATATGATCCTGAACTAACTATAATATTCCTGTTTGAACTCAGTGGATGTCACTCTATGCCTGTGAGCATTTCATTAGCTGTTTATCTCACAACACTAGCAGTGGGGATCATGGCTACAAACAACATGGTTGCATCTAGGAAATTGGCATAAAGAATTATGAAAACAggtgctaaaacaacaaatctaTGTTGGCCAAAGTCTTTTGCACAGCACTGCATATACATAAACATTCCTGCCTTAGCCATGATGACATCTGAAAATATGTCAGTATATCTAAAAACTCAATTTTCCCAGCCCTAATTCCAGAGTGAGGAGATTAAATAGACAAAGGTTCATGGTGCGTTGTTGTTTTAGACAGTACATGACTTTTATTCATTACTGTAGCATGAGTGCAGTAAGTTAAAGTCTGTGTCAGTGCATTTAATGGTCTGTGAAGACAAGgagtcacaatttaaaaaaacagcagagccCTGTACAGTCTAAAGCTTGATATAACGTTAATTTAATAGATACTACTCTAAAGTTAGCACCACAACTTACCACAGAAATGTACAGATACAGGCACATGTAGCATTGAATATATCACAGACGTCCTGCTGTTCAGTGATCACATTCCCTTCCAGGTCACTGGCAGAATAATTGTGCTTAACACAATTACAGTATATTCCACAGGAAAGGGAAATTAGTAAGTAGTAAGAACAGATCCACAGATGTGAACAAAGGGTCATGTTGCATTAATACTGCAGAGTGGGGCCGTCATCGACAGGCTCTAACATTCAGCCCTGAGATGAGGATAATACTTCTTTGGCAGGTGCTCCACGGAGCACTCCAGAAAATCCATTCCCATTGTCTCAGAGAGGTTTGTTTTCCACGGAAGGATTTCGGCATCTTTCATGTCAAGCGTAGCAATAACAGTGTCACACTGAGGACTCACTGTGGAAGACTTTAGCTTTGAGATTCCTCAGACTGCACTGCAGGTTAGAGCTGGTTTCTGACTGCAGGGCCTCGGAGAACTTGACGTCATACGAACGGTTGACCTGAGACTTCCTCTTGATGGAGttctggatggtctctgaggtGAAGTAGTAAATAATGGGGTCAAAGCAGCAGTTGGAAACAGCAATGCACAAAGCTATAGGGTATATGGTTCGGACCACTGACTCCACAAAGCATCCTTTTAGAGTTTTGGTGCGCACCAGGGAATAGAAAACAAGGTTTACATTGTAAGGGATGaagcaaaagcaaaaaataaagagatgCACGATTATCATGCGTAGGATCTTTGCTTTGTTCAGCTTCCCTCCCCGGCTGATGGTCTGCGGACGCCGCAGGGTCTGCAGCACCATGATGGAGCAGCAGACGTTGAGCAGAAGCGGGATGATGAAGCCCACAGTTTCTATGAAGATCACCACCTTGGAGAGGTGAGACCGCCACTGTTTGGAGGAGAAGTTCTCAAAGCAGAAAGTGGCGTTAGAGTTGTTGTTGCTTTGTGAAGTGGTCTCCAGTAAAAACCCTGTGGGCAGACTCCCCGAGAGCACCAACACCCAGACTGCGGCACAAACTATCCGTGCATTCCTTTTGGTCCTAATTGCTCTGGAGCGGAAAGGGTGCACGATGGCTAGAAAACGATCCACGCTGATGCAGGTGAGGAAGAGGATGCTGCCATACATGTTGGTGTAGAAGAGCGAGACGGAGAACTTGCAGAGCACGCTCCCGAATGGCCAGTTCTGGTTGATGAAGTAGAAAACCCTCAGAGGGAGCGTGAAGACAAACAGCAGGTCAGACAGAACAAGGTTCATCATGTAAGTGGTGGTTTCATTCCTCAGTTTTAGAGAGCATGTGAAGATGTAGATGGCCACCACGTTGGTGATGAGCCCCACCACAAACACAATGCTGAACACCGTACTGTACAGCGGGTACTTGAAGCCATCATTCTTGATGCAGGTGGAGTTGTTTGCTGCATCAGTCAGAATGGTGTTGTTGTACATTCTGAGAGACAAAGAAAGGGGGGTGAGGAGGTCTTTTGTGTAAAATCTTTATAATGAAAGGGCTTCCTGGAACAGTTAATTCGCCATGAATGGAAAGTTAATCAGAGAGAGATGCATTGAAAGACACTCTGTAAATCAGGCCATCAGCACAAAGCTTTCTTTTAAGACAGCTGTCCGTGTAAGAGAGCACTGCAGCACATGGTCCACAtcattccctctctttcttGATGTTGTGATTTAAGGGTTACCTCATGTTGAAAGGACCCCTCCCATGGGACAGAGATCCAGGCTGGAGTGTCCTCCCCTCCCCCTGCCCTGTCTCCGACCAGGCTGAGTCCCAACAAGTTGCAGGCTGAGTGTTACTTACTCAGATTAATCAAACGTGTCTCCTTTCACTCATGAAATCCTGTGCTGAGTCCACAGAAGGAGTGATGACATATCCACTCAGGTCCGTCTGAGAGACGCCCGCATGGCAGATCCCTTTCCCACACCAGCAACGTTGTCATTAGTCCTCCCCACAAACCACCAGACTTCTTCTCAGACGCTCCACAGAAGCTGGCTGGAGTGGAGCTCGTGCTCTCAGCCCGTGTGTCACAGAGTGAGTGTTTGTCCccagggtctgttctctgggcTCCCCGCTCCTTTCCTTCTCTGTTCCTAAACGGAATCACCCAGTTTCTACTTCTCTGTCTGTTTCCTCagtttgtttctctctctgacaGCCTCACGAGCTTTGACTCAGCACACATTATGCTCAGACAGCTCTAGTTCTCCTTTGTGCCGGTATCACAGACAGTTTTTGTACTTTGAGTGGGAGGGAGAGCAGCTGTAGTAACCCCTCCTACTGACTCCCATCCAACTCCTCCTACTCCTTTGTCTGCTGCTACAGTTAAAGGAGGAATCCACCAAAACAACTCTGCACTATGACAGAATTTGTCAAAACAAAACTCTAATTTTCATCATTCAATAACTATGGAAAGATGAAGatttttaatcgtgattaatctcaaAAACTCTATAGTTTATCTTgattatttgttcattttatttatcttttatatGTATAAAGAAGATTTTAGCATGAACTTAactacagaaaaaggaacttgttatggactgaaacggtaataaaagaaaaatcaaaaaataaatgttttatccaccttattctgctactgtaaatctgaatatgggtgAAACTTCTGGTGCTAAAGCCGAAgtacaatgcttaacaaatttattagaccaccacccaaagtaaggtttatgccacagcggccctaaattaacagcattggtaattaccaaaatcattttttaggtttctgcaatggttaatataccactatgtagaagctctttaaccaaaatgatatttttaatgctaaaatataattattattgttatccatgaattttcaaatttacttatttacaaaaaaactgaaaaaatagtaaagcacattattatttcttgattaatatgtcaaattatagttatttacttgcattcctgaagagaaaaattagttttagtggttgaaggTTATGcctgattaatttctgacttcccagtgagccagctcaaatttggaaataaaaaggtgaatttagttttaaattcctcattcctgttcaaaatagtaaaatgtggagagctcactaaaaatgaaagagtctgtattaaagcacttcatgatgctggatggtctctgagacaaatatgacaggtggtctaataaatttgttaagcactgtacgttAAATACATGTAATCTAGTACAGcagttcacattgtttgtattgtcAGCTGTTAgcaagtaaataaggtggataccacattattcctgggggggggggcaatgtagctatgaatgtgggtcGAACTCCCcatacagtaacaataatagcaaaatgCAATTCTTTCAAGgtcttactaaagtgatttagcgtcaacagtggttgttctgaaataaatattggctgtgatgaatactgcttcatttttgttaaatcaatatgAGCTGAAACTTTTAAATGAGATTTTCCTTAATGCTCAGTAGTCCTACCTGCCATGTTCGTGGTACTTATATTGTGACAAAGTTTAATATGTCTCCCACAACAGTGTTTTCAACATGCCGTTCACTGTCTAAGTGCATTGGGGATGTgattatttcaatattaatttgtcattaattcttaatacaaaacttgacatttacccatctgaacagatggcaacttgagtcatggatggttttatcaatataattcccacattttaagagggattagttggtgaaataagaatttcagcaaccccacGCAAACTAGGAATTTATCTGAAGGTGATGTCCAAACTCCTTTAACAAAAGGTAATCGTCTCTTTTCATACTAatataaagctaataaagtAAGCTAAATATGCTTCTCTAggttatctgaggtaatgtcATCACTTTGTACTCTCTAGTAGAGGTCAGAGATATAATAATGTTATCCTGTTTGAGGTCATGGGGGCTAGGAATATGGTGGATAAcacaagatgcagatgacttttgacttgtccactgagctgtctgtgaggatTTTAagctgaaatgagacattaaggagcagcagtggacttattttacatcaatgtggctgcagggagaggcTGCATTGGcctaaccaaagtgtgttgaaagggacaataaagcatgccaTTAATTAATCCCAATGAATGAGATTAATCTTAACAGACCAAGTAATAAGACATTAATATCCCTGGACAGATTTCAGATGGTGCAGAACTCAGCTGCCAGGATTTTAACCAGAAATAAGGGCCAGCACACTACGCTTGTTTAAGCATTTTTACATTGGCTGCCTGTAAGTTTTGGTATCAGTTTTAAAGCACTTAGGGGTCTCTGTCGCAGCTTTATCActgactttttaattccctATTCTCCTACACACACATTAAGATGCTCAGGTCTTTTATCATTCAGCCTGAAGCTCTTGAATGACCTGCCAGAGGAAATCAGATCAGCTGACTCTGTGCTttctttttagtcacttttaaaaacatatttttaccgGAGAGCTTTACTGACTTTATGATTGTCTactctttgtgtctttaaaatatttgtttttacacactttgtattttattggcttttatgcaccatgctggtgccatttttgccacttttttttgcctcttataaCCCCTGTAACCACCGTTTTACTTCAAACCTctttttgccaagttttgccacttttcattcattttcactcGGGCTGCAATGATTCGTCGACATAATTGTTTGTGTCGACTATAAAAATTTGTCGACGCAGGAATTCAAGTGTCGACGCGTCGTATTATTGTTTTGGGGGCAGTATCGCtcccactgtttacattattcacagaaactgagaagaagaagttaagcaTGGCGGGAAGCACGGAGAACACACCAAAAAGCCAACCCAGAGCTTctaaagtttgggaacattttacagagaacaaactggtgaaacaagtcaactgcaaacTGTGTCAAGTCAAACTCTCATACCATGGCAGCACTACGGCAATGCATGAACACctgaaaacataaacacactgtAGCTGCCGTGTCTTTAAATACCACAAGTGGGCAAGTTTGCAAGTTGCATGAATATCTTTTAGATCTTTTGCATTTAGTTACTGAGCCCTTTGTGTTTCAGGCATGAGGATTAATTCCAGTAGCCTACTTATAACGTTGGTGCCGTATGTTAATCAGTTGGAAAACCATCTTTGATATTTGTTAGggtaatgtttttttcagtaacgctatttagtgtgcaatttactttagttatcagttcaatacttttatgttagaggaaaaacaaaccttgacgATGTAGCAACTCGACATGTTATGTCAATTTGCTAAACCATTAAGTTTtcacaggtgtgcatgcataagaAGGCAAGGTAAAACGgggatccaaaatagtatgccaaATAGCCACGATTAGTCGACCAATCGTAAAAATAATCACCAGATTagtcaacataaaaaataatcatttgttgcagccctaattttcaccactttttgccctttttaaccattttcatcacttacCCATGTAAGCcaaccttttgccacttttagcctactattgccacttttgaatcacttttgacacctcttactacttttatccaattttttgccacttttaaatcagttttacactctttttgccacttttagcccattttgcctccATTTTAGTTTTACACTTTAAATCAAGTTTTGCCGCTTTTTCTTTTAGCACTTATTAAAAGTGCTAAAAGAATTTTTGCATCATttggaaattattttattatttttccacCAATGTTTTTAAGGTTTCTTATACATTTTCTGTCATCCTGATGTCTGatattactttccaaatggtttagtttgtttcttttttaatcctCAGACTTTatattgtgttcaaaggactgaatttttagtcatgtaaaaaatatttgaatatcagtatcagctaaaatgaatatgtaaatatcggcatattgaatatcggcaaaaatccattATCATTCATCCCttcttttcaccagttttcccatttttgctacttttgaccagttttagcccatttttaccacttttaatacattttgaccacgttttgcctcttttaacccatttcaacaCTTTCTGCCTcttgtaactctttttttgtcactcttaactcattttgtcagttttatccccttttatttgctctttttaaaacttttagctcattttcccctcttaacctatttttctgccacttttcaatccATTCTCAGACCTTTTGTTTACACTTTAAATCCaagttctgccactttttcttcttccacttttaacattttactaCCTATTTTggcaattatttaattattttcccaACAAAGTTGTAGcagtttttttctactttattttctggtcTCAATGTTCCCATCCATATTGTTATTGCTTCCCTTTCTGTTGTAATGTAAGTGTTTTGCATCTTCAATAAGGCtgataaataacattttttgttgctatGATATGAatgtttattattcaggttaaaaataaaatacggTTATCACATATTCGGCTGGCCCTGAGAAAGCTCTCCCCTAAACTCTATGGATGGCTGTGCATGATTAAACTAAGTCTTCCTCAGTGAAACAAGTTCTCTGAACACTTAAAAGTtctttaagtacattttaccgttgtcttttctgtgtttaactTTGCCCACATGTCTTTTGATGGGGTATGTTTACCTTTTGTTAGTCCCACTTTACTGTGTTTAAGCTCTTCCTCTTCTACAGCATTTcatgagaaaaagaggaaatactCAGGATGACACTGTATTTAAATGGAATGTAACCTGATTAGTTTTCCTCTTTATCAGTCAGATGTTAATAACGACAGGAGGTCAAAGTGCCTGAGAAGTTCTCTTAAACAAAGCATGAGCCTGAGGTGACAGCCTCCACAGGTCTGAGGGGACCAACAGGAAAATTGAAATGTCTCCTTGTTTTTTGACGGCCTGTGTGGGCGACAGCCTGGCTAAAGAAGAACAGCGTTTTCTTCTGAAAGTAGACAGAACAGAAAGCTTTCTCTATTCACAGACTGTCAGTCCAAACCCACAGCTTTCTCCTTCGTCTGTTCTTTATGGAGCGATCAAGTTGTCCTGTAGCAGAAAGTCGCCTCTTGGCAGTCAGCTAAAACATTGAGGCTTTTGTTGGGACTGAAGTGTCTTAGTAAGGAGGAATGttacatttataaataattaGTCTGATCAGCTGAGAAGGGTTTGAGTGAGTCACTGTATCAGATAGAATACCTGCAAGGGTTTCCCATCAGTAAATAAATGGTTCGAGTGGGAGATAAAAGATTTGTGTTTCAGCCAAAGCTGCGCTCTGTAGTCCCATCTGAACAAACCACACCAATATTAGACCACTTGTTTGGTTGCTTTTGTATTGGTTAGGATAATATTTCCTCCTTAGGAGCTGACTCCAGTCATACAAACATGTGGGCTCTAGTTTAGAAACATGACACTGAGGTAGAGATGGTTCATTTTGGACTTCAGAGAACTACCAACAATAGCCAAACAAATGAAGGAAAATCTTGGCGAGAATCAAAGAGACAGTGGGTGTTTAACGGCCTGGTGCCTCTCTTTGTCAGTTCACCACAAAATAAACAGCATCAAGGCTAGAGTGAAATGTTCGAGAACATAGAAAAACCTGTACTATTGTCTTTGACTCGCAAAATAGTTCCATCCAGCACATAAAAACAAGCTCTTCACATGCAACTATGTGGTCgctaaacaaaaacatgtgcctgAAATCCCTGGACTGTTAAATTTCTTACAATGCCAGGAAACTGTCTGGAAGCCCCAAGGCCAAGACTGAAGGTTTAAAAATACAGGAGAGAAGGCATGAGAGGGATAGAAGGTGACATAATGATGTTGTGTAATGATCATCAATGGAAGGTGGCAGGATACGACAAAAACATTCAACCAATAGGGtcaaaaagaatattttaaaaagtgtgtcTGTGATACATTGCAGAGACGTGGAGCCGTAGTTTAAATTAATGTTTCTGTATACTGAGTTTTAATTAACAACAGTTAAGTAGTCTGACTGTGTTCAGTTACTGTGCTTAttacctttaaaaatataaGAGCAGTCTAAattgctaaaataaaataaactcaaGTATTTAACAATATCTTGAAActcctgtgaggattttttaaaaggttatGAAATAGAttgaaataaatacagatgCCTTCTTCTGAGCTGGAAAGCAAATGAGACCAGCAAAAACAGTAACTTCCCATATTACAGTGCCAGTAAAAAgccccccttgaatgttttacccttttattaattttataaatcaatcacggtcaatataatatggcttttacttattttataaTTAGGGCCAGCTGCTTAGAAAcaccccaacagcatgatgctgcaaccaccATGCGTTATAGTGTTAGCATTGATGTGTAGTGCTTGGTGTCTTGTGTGATGGCAAAAATAGTCTCATTAGACCCAATAActgtcttcctcttgaccaggggtgtccaaactatggcggcctgtggcccattttttatttcccccccaaaaacttgttaaatgaaatatggccgtCAACAGAGCATGAAGCTTCTGCTAGACTATATCATTCTTCttaagccgggtgtacactgtgtgattttccTGCGATTCAGCCATGAATTTAAAGTTGCACGACTCACTGAAGTCAGGTCTACTTTCAGTCGGATTGGGGGTTGTTTGTCATGCTGTGTACGGGGGGGGTACAATGGCCGACCACAGCCTGACTACAACTTAACGacctgctcctgactggtcagggggatttctggcatgtttgatattttggtcatacgactccagacactttacagtgagagcagaaatgcAAGCAggataaacaactttgggggattgttttcctttgtaaacagtcagacaacgtcctaaattacaatgacaacagctggaatggCTTTCTGATGGACCTCCGCTATGATATaggaaataaacaggaaatattcctatccacagacctgcagctgacacagaggtgatgctgtttgtgtgtgttgggtAGAGATAGCGGTATtgggagagagagcgagagagagcaagagatatagggggaagagagagggaaaatgaCTGGAGAGACACTTGACCCTGAGTGTGTgagtctttttaaaaaggaaactccgtgggtttctgtcacagtccgtcctgacttcagttgcacagtgtgagcactgaCGTCGTGCACGAACGTCAGattgtacagtgtgagcacacaactcgtgCACGATAGTCGTGCGTTGTAAACAATGCAGTCGTACAGTGTGGACCAggaccccctgaaatctgattgtcCTCctcaaaatccttaaaaatgatTGGCAATTTGCCTCGTCAGCCAcaaactagccatttaagcatacccaaacactaagcatatcttaacctacattagagTATTAGAGTGGCCTTACTTACTTTAATatcaaggtgaggtatatgaaagtggccccaccatccttatatatttctgtatgcaGCCCCagatggaaaaagtttggacacccctgctcttgaccatggagtctcccacatgccttttgatgaaGTTTAGTCCAGactaaatctgagttttcttcaacagtggttttctctttgccactctcccataaagctttgactggtgaagaaccagggcaacagttgttgtatgcagagtctcacctatctcagctgctgaagcttgtaactccttcagagttgtcatcggtgttttggtggcctctctcactagtcacCTTCTTGCGCGGTCACtctgtttgtgaggatggcctcatctaggcagatttacacttgagccatattccttccatttcttgttgatggatttaattgaactccaggggatgttcggtgacttggaatttttttctgacttctacttttcaatgaccttttcCACCATGCCTCTCAGCACCAACATGTCCTGTGTAAAAATCTCTGTAACATGTAATACTAGCAGCTTAAATAAAAACTGTAGAGCAAATCCTTAACAAATGCTGGAGCATAGACAGCCTCACAGAGACCCAGAGGCCCTGCAGCTCATTCATGTTCACCTTGGAAACAGAGGAGGCACAAATGTTGTCCTGGtgtccacaaacacacaaacaatcaAGTGAAACCAGCCAGACAGGACTGGTCCAGAAATGAACTACAGAGAGGAAGTGATCTGGGGccaacacagagagaaaaggcTGGGAACAACCTGCTGTGCATTTGTTATGGCATATGATTGATATGTTTGCTGGAGTTTACCTCCAATAAATGCTAAATGT
This region of Cheilinus undulatus linkage group 2, ASM1832078v1, whole genome shotgun sequence genomic DNA includes:
- the lpar6a gene encoding lysophosphatidic acid receptor 6a, yielding MYNNTILTDAANNSTCIKNDGFKYPLYSTVFSIVFVVGLITNVVAIYIFTCSLKLRNETTTYMMNLVLSDLLFVFTLPLRVFYFINQNWPFGSVLCKFSVSLFYTNMYGSILFLTCISVDRFLAIVHPFRSRAIRTKRNARIVCAAVWVLVLSGSLPTGFLLETTSQSNNNSNATFCFENFSSKQWRSHLSKVVIFIETVGFIIPLLLNVCCSIMVLQTLRRPQTISRGGKLNKAKILRMIIVHLFIFCFCFIPYNVNLVFYSLVRTKTLKGCFVESVVRTIYPIALCIAVSNCCFDPIIYYFTSETIQNSIKRKSQVNRSYDVKFSEALQSETSSNLQCSLRNLKAKVFHSESSV